Part of the Helicobacteraceae bacterium genome, GGATAACGAGGTAGGCTACGCAAATGCCGCGATCTTTTTGGAGGACGCGGCGCATATCGATAGATTTACGATTCGCCCGGGCGTTAGAGTTTCAACCGACACGCTAACCAACAATATCGACGTAGCGCCAAGGCTATTTGCCAACGCCGATATATTTAACGACGACGCGCTAAACGTCTTCGGCGGTTACAATCGCTACTACGGGGCGCAGATATTAGCCTACGCTATTATGCGGGATAGTTCCGTTACCTATAGCCGCGCCGCGTGGAACGCGGCTTGGAACCAGACGGCGACAAGCGAAACTCGCTACGGTCTAGGCGATCTAAGAACGCCGCATTCAGACGAGTTCAATATTGGCGCGTCGTTCAAGCATGGCGACGCGATATTTGGTCTAAGCTATCTCGATAGGAGGCATAAGGATCAAATAAGAGCTAAAACGGAGACGGTAAGCGGCGTTACTAACCGCGAGCATACCAACGAGGGCAAGACGCATTATTGGGGCGCCACCGCAAGCGCGGCGATCAAATACGATCTTGGAGCGACTAAACATGTTTCCGAGTTGTCGGCTACAAAGTCGGATACTACCACCAATATGCGAGGTCCGAGCGGTTTTTCCGACGCGGACGGCGCAACCGTATCGCTGACGCACGCGACGCTCGACGGCTCGCGGGTGGCGATCGACGATCTGCCCGCCACGCATTTTAACTCGCCTTGGGTGATAACCTACTCGCATACGATCGAGGCTTTTAAGGATTTGCATATCGGCGCGCTTGCGCGATACGAAAAAGGCGGAAGCGGGCTAAAAACGGCGCCGACAGGCACGACGCCTATTCATACGGGCGACGACGGCTTGCCAGCGACGATATATTACACGAAGGATTACCGCGATACTTTTGTCGTCGATCTATCGGTAGGTTACGATATTAAGATAGGCGATCATACGTTCGCGCTTGGACTCGAGGTATTAAATCTTTTCAACCGCAAAAACGAAGTAACCTCCCAAAGTAGCGGAACTAGCGTTAGCGACGAGTATTCGATGGGCAGGCAGTATTACGCCAACGTTAGATACGAGTTTTAATCGCAAAAAAGCGTCTTGAGTTTTCCGCGATCGCGCCGCCGAGCCTGAAGGTTTAGGCGCGATCGCGTCGTTTGCGGCGAAACTTGAGCGCTAATTGGCTAAAATGCGCGGATTTCTATGAAAAGTTAAGGTGTTTTATGCCAAAACGCGCGGATATTCAAACAATTTTACTTATAGGTTCGGGACCTATCGTTATCGGTCAAGCGTGCGAATTTGACTATTCGGGAACGCAGGCGGCTAAAACGCTTAAAAAAGAGGGCTACCGCGTAACGTTAATCAACAGCAATCCAGCTACGATTATGACCGATCCGGAGTTTGCCGATTGCACCTATATCGAGCCGATTACCGAAGAGATTGTCGCCGAAATTATCCGCAAAGAGAAAGTTGACGCGATCTTGCCCACCATGGGCGGGCAGACGGCGCTTAACGTCGCTATGCGCATGCACGAAAGAGGCATGCTAGAGGGCGTTAAGTTTCTTGGCGCCTCTCCCGCGGCGATCAAAAAGGGCGAAGATCGCCAAGCGTTCAAAGAGGCTATGCTTAAAATCGGCATGGACCTGCCAAAAAGCCGTTACGCCTACAATCTCCACGAGGCGATAGAGGCGACGGAAACGATCGGTTTTCCTCTTATTATCCGCGCGAGCTATACGCTCGCCGGCGGCGGTTCGGGCGTGGCGTATAACATTGATGAGTTTAAAGAGTTGGCGCGGTTTGGTTTGAGCGCGAGTCCGATCGGCGAGATTTTGATAGAGGAATCCCTGCTGGGTTGGAAAGAGTTCGAGATGGAGGTTATCCGCGACAACCGCGATAACTGCATTGTCGTCTGCTCTATTGAAAATGTTGATCCTATGGGCGTGCATACGGGCGACTCCGTCACGATCGCGCCCGCGCTGACGCTTACGGACAAAGAGTATCAAAATATGCGCGACGCTTCGTTCGCTATCTTGCGCGAGATCGGCGTGGATACCGGCGGCAGCAACGTGCAGTTCGCGATTGATCCTAAAAGCGGACGTATGACCGTTATCGAGATGAACCCGCGCGTCAGTCGTTCGTCCGCGCTTGCCTCTAAAGCTACGGGCTACCCGATCGCCAAAGTCGCCACCTTGCTTGCGATCGGCTATACGCTCGACGAGATAAAAAACGATATTACAGGCACGCCCGCGAGCTTCGAGCCTACGATCGACTATATCGTAGCCAAAGTTCCGCGCTTTAATTTCGAGAAGTTTGCGGGCGTAAATCAAACGCTTACCACGTCGATGAAAAGCGTGGGCGAGGCGATGGCGATCGGCGCTACCTTTTGCGAGGCGATCCAAAAGGCGCTGTGTTCGCTGGAAACGGGGCTAAGCGGCTTTGAGTGGATCGAGTGCGATAAAGAGACGCTTATTCTGAATCTAAGAAACGGCAACGATAAGCGTCTTTTATATGTCGCGCAAGCGTTTAGAAACGGTTTTAGCGCGGACGATATTTATAGTCTAAGCAAGATTGATCCGTGGTTTTTGCGGCAGATTGAAGCGATTATCAAAGAGGAAAAAGCGATCTCCATAGATTTGCTGAACGACGCGAAAGCGCTTGCGCGAGCAAAGGCGTTTGGTTTTAGCGATCGCATGCTCGCAAAACTACTCAACAAAAACGAGGGGCTAGAGCTACACGAAAACGACGTGTATCTCGCCAGAAAAAGGCTAAACGTAGAGCCTAAATATCGCGAGGTGGATACGTGCGCGGCGGAGTTCGAGGCGCAAACGCCCTATCTCTATTCGGTTATGCCCGGCTATCCCAAGCCGATAAAACCGCGCAAAAGCGATCGCAAACGCGCGATGATTATTGGCGGCGGTCCAAACAGGATCGGACAGGGAATCGAATTTGACTACTGTTGCGTTCACGCTTCGTTCGCCCTCGCCGAAATGGGGATCGAGACCATTATGGTTAATTGCAACCCAGAAACCATCTCCACCGATTACGACACCAGCGACGTTTTGTATTTCGAGCCGATCGATTTGGAGCATATACGCGGCATTATCGAGCGCGAAAAACCGGACGGCATTATCGTGCATTTCGGAGGGCAAACGCCGCTTAAGTTGGCGCGTAGCCTTAGCGCGATGGGCGCCAAAATTATCGGCACGAGCGCCAAAACGATCGACGTGGCGGAAGATCGCGAGAAGTTCGCCAAATTCGCCGAAGAGAATAAGCTATTGCAACCTGCTGGCGGGACGGCTACCACGAGAGAGGCGGTTTTTGAGACGGCTTCCAAAATCGGCTATCCCGCGCTCGTGCGCCCAAGCTACGTGCTAGGCGGGCGCGGAATGCGCATAGTTTATGACGAAAACGATCTAAAACTCTACGTTGACGAGGCGGTAAGCGTAAGCAGCGAGGCGCCGCTTCTGATAGATAAGTTTTTAGACCGCGCGATCGAGCTTGACGTGGACGCAATCAGCGACGGCGAGCAGGTTTATATCGGCGGGATTTTGGAGCATATCGAGGAGGCGGGCATTCATAGCGGCGATTCCGCCTGCTCGCTTCCGTCGCAAACTATAAGCGAATCGCTCGTTAAGGCGATCGAGAGCGAAACAAAGCTGATCGCGATTAAATTAGGCGTTAAAGGGCTGTTAAATATCCAATACGCGATCTACGGCGGCGAGGCGTATCTTATCGAGGTCAATCCAAGAGCGAGTCGAACCGTGCCGTTTGTGTCGAAAGCGACGGGTTTGCCGCTTGCCAAGATCGCGACGCGGGTGATGTGGGGCGAGCCGCTAGAGAGCGCTATAAACGTATATGACAAAAGCAAGATTGTCGTCAAAAAAGACGGCGTGTTTAAACCTAAGCTAAAAAACCTCGTCGCGGTGAAAGAGGCGGTTTTTCCTTTCAACAAGTTATACGGCGCCGATCTAATTTTGGGACCGGAGATGAAAAGCACGGGCGAGGTTATGGGGCTTAGCCAAAGTTTTGGGGTTAGTTTCGCGAAATCGCAACTTGCCTGCCAAAATCCAATTCCAGCGACGGGCAATAGGCTTTTTATGTCGCTTACCGACGCGGACAAAGAGGACGGGCTTAAACTTGGAGCGGAGTTTGCGAAGCTCGGCTTTTTGATCGTAGCCACAGAAGGCACGGCGAAGATGTTAAACGCGGGCGGCGTAGCCTGCGATATTGTGCTGAAAGTCAGCGAAGGGCGACCAAACGTAGAGGACCTTTTTAAGAATAAAGATGTGGATTTAGCAATCAACACGTCGGACAATAAACGCGCTAAAGACGACGCTAGACGATTGCGCCAAGCGGTTTTGGCGAACAAAATCCCCTATTTCACCACGATCGCCGCGACAAAAGCCGCGCTAGAGGCGATCCGTAGGATTAGAGAGGGCAAAACGCTTTCGCCAAAGGCGTTGCAAGAGTATTTAAGCGCGTAATGGCGAAGCCGTTTCTGAAATGGGCTGGCGGCAAAACGCAACTACTCGCGCAGTTTGACGAGCTCTACCCCGCCGCGCTTAAAACGGGTGCGATCGCAAACTACTACGAGCCGTTTATAGGCGGCGGCGCGGTTTTTTTTGATATAGCGCGAAAATATCCGATCAAAAACGCCTACCTATACGACGCTAACGAAGCGTTGATTATCGCCTACAAAGCGCTTCGGCAAGACGCGATAAAATTGATTGATATTTTGCGTGAATATCAAGAACAATATCATAGCTTGGACGACGAAAAACGCGAGGATTTTTACTATAAAGAGCGCGAAGCGCACAACAATCAAAAAGGGGATGATTTCGTAAGAGCGGCGCGGATGATATTCTTGAATAAAACCTGCTATAACGGCTTGTTTCGCGTTAATATTTTCGGCTTATTTAACGTGCCGCGCGGCGAGCATAAAAAACCGCTTATATGCGACGAGGAGAATCTTGCGGCGATAGGCGACGCGCTACAGATCGCGGATATAAAACTCGCTGATTTTGAAAGCGTAGAAAACGATATAAAAAATAGTTCGTTCGTCTATTTTGATCCGCCATACCGCCCAATTAGCAAAAGCGCTAGTTTTAACGCATACGATAAAAACGGGTTTAGCGACGTCGAACAGCGGCGGCTTGCCGATCTCTTTAGGAGACTCGACCAAAAAGGCGCTAAGATAATGCTTAGCAACTCCGATCCAAAAAACACCGATTCGAACGATAATTTTTTTGACGATCTATACAAAAACTACCATATACGGCGCGTCGGCGCGTCGCGAATGATCAACTCCAAAGCCGCTAAGCGCGGGGCGATAAGCGAGATTATCGTTACAAACTACTAGGAACGTCAATGAACCAAGGAACAAAGAGCAATCTGTCGGGCAGTCGGCTTGAAGCCGCGGTAAAAAGTCTTTTAAGTTTAAGAAATCTAGCGCCGAAAGTTTATTACGCGTTTTCGCTTAGGCGATCTTGCCATAATTAACAACGCTTTCCTCGCCCCTCGCGAAAACATAGCGCCGAATCTAGCGAGCGCCCGCGCTTGAAAACAACATTCGCTAAGATCGCCTAATCAAATTATACGTCAGGATACTCAATGGAGCCGCTTGTCGAGTTTGTCCGCCAACTGCTGAAAGAGGATATAGGTCGCGGCGATCTTTTTGCGCGCTGCAAAGAGCCAAAACCGTCGAAAGCGGTTATAAGGTCTAAATGCGAGGGGATATTCGCGGGGGAGCTTTACGCTAGGGCGCTCGCTAAAGAGGCGAAGCTAGAGCTGACCTTTCTTGTTAAGGACGGCGAGGCGATCGCGAGCGCCCAAACGCTGATCGAGCTTAGCGGCGAGGATACGTCGCTACTGCAAGCCGAGCGATCGCTGTTAAATATATTGCAGCATATTAGCGGCATAGCGACGCAAACGCGCCGTTTCGCGGATCGTCTAAGAGACGGCGGCATAACTCTCTTGGACACTCGCAAAACCCGTCCGCTACTACGAGAGATGGAGAAATACGCCGCTCGCGTCGGCGGCGCGATCAATCATCGGTTCGGGTTAGACGACTGTTTGATGATCAAAGATACCCATTTGGCTACGATCGACGATCTGAAAGCGTTTATATCTAACGCTAGAAAGCGCATACCGTGGACGGCGGCGATCGACGTGGAGTGCGAAACGATAGAAACCGCTAGAGCGGCGTTTGAAGCCAAAGCGGACATAGTTATGTGCGACAATATGGATATAGAGACGATTAAACGGGTCGTAGCGCTTAGAAACGAGACGTCGCCCTCGACAAAGATCGAGGTTAGCGGCAATATCACGCTGGAGAATATCGATCGATACAAAACGACGGGTATCGACGCGATCAGCGCCGGAAGCATCGCGCACCACGCGGTGTGGCTGGATTTTTCTATGAAGTTTATATAGCGGATCGTAGATGGCTGACGAGACAAGCGGCGATAAAACCGAAGAGGCCACCCCAAAACGATTAGAGGACGCGAAAAAAGAGGGCAACGTCCCCAAAAGCGTCGATACGGCGGGCGTGATTGCGTTAGCGGCGGCGACGTTCGGCTTCGCGGCTTTTTTTAGCTTTATCGTAAGCGGCTTGCAGACGTTCTTTCGCTACTGCCTATCTCATTCGGGCAAAGAGTTAGATATAAACTTATTGTCGAGCTTAGGGCTTACGAGCGCGTTTGAAACGCTGAAATTGGCGTTGCCGATCGCCGTTTTAACGGCTGTGTTCGGCGCGATCGGCTATATAGCGCAGTTTGGGTTTATATTCTCGACGAAACCGCTTCAGCCAAATTTAAAAAAACTCGATCCTATTAAAGGCTTTGGCAATCTTTTTTCCACGCAACGTTTTTTGGACGGCTTTAAGATCACCGCTAAAGTGGCGATCGCGATGTCGGTCGCGGCGATATTTTTGTGGAGTTACGCCGAAGAGTTGCCGCGCGCGCAGACGTTGCCGCTCGGCGCGCAGATCGATTGGCTTATAGACAAGGCGTTAGTCGTCGCGTTAGCGTTACTTGTAGTTTTTCTCGTTTTCGCGATTATCGATCTGTCGATTACGCGCTATTTTCATTTTAAACGCCTAAGAATGAGCAAACAGGATATTCGCGACGAATACAAAAATATCGAGGGTAATCCGGAGATTCGGGCGCGCATTAGGCGCATTCAAGCGGAGATGAGCCGTAGGCGAATGATGTCGGAGATTCCGAGCGCGGACGTCGTCGTAGCCAATCCGACACATTTTGCCGTAGCGCTTCGCTACGACGCGAGCAAAAACAAAGCGCCTTTAATCGTCGCCAAAGGCGCCGATCTGCTCGCGATAAGAATCAAAGAGATCGCGAGGGAGCACGATATTCCGATCGTGGAGAATCCGTCGCTGGCGCGAGAACTTTATAAACTTGCCGATATAGGACAAGAGATACCTGAAAAGCTGTTTAACGCCGTAGCGGAAGTGTTTGCTTTCGCCTATCGTTTAAAGGGAAAAGTAAAATAGCGAGGTTATGTCGTGAGCGATAGCGCCGACGCGCAAGAAGAATACCCTAATATAAGCGACGCAGACGAAACGTCGAGCGAGCTTCAGTCCAAAGAAGCGGGCATATTCGAGATACCGGAAAATCTTGACGTCGCTAGGGCGGCGTGGTATTACGACGCGTTGGAAAACCGCCGAGACGAGATTTACGCTATGTATTTTGAGCGGCTTAAACGAATGGACGAATGGCTTGAAGTTTATTCGGCGGCAAAGGACGGAGCGAGCGCGAAAGAGATGGCGTTTGCCAAGCTCTCCTCGCTGGAATCGGACGCGAAAGGTTTGATTGAGATACGAGAAGCGCGTTTTGACGACGCGCGGATTGTCAATCTATGCGATCGGCGCATCGCGCAAATATGCGCCGATAGCTTTGAGCGGTGGAGGGAGATATACGATCTTTCGCCGTATGGATCGCAGCCGCGCGCTAACGCGATGCGCCGTATGCGTCCGCTTGCCGTTAGCGTTAAAGAGTGGAAAGCGATTTACGATCGCGCCGAGATCGGATCGCGCGATCAGACGGAGGCGACGCAAAATATACTTTTGTTGAGCCGTTTTGACGAGATCAAGCGAGAAGACGCGGCGGCTAGCGAGCAAAAAAGCATTGAAGGCGCGATCGAGCGAACGCCGCGAGAGTGGCTGGAGGAATATGAAAAATACGATATTTTCGATAAGCGAAGCGAGCTGGCGGCGATAAATATCTATATCGCCGCCGATCGGCTCGCCGCTCGCGAAAAAGCGTCTAATTAGCCGAAAACTCGGTCTATATAGCCCGCAATTAAGAGCGAATTTAAGAGGATTTGGGGCGATTCGCGTCGTCTATCGCGGCGTTTTTCAGCTTTTCCTCGCGATCGCGCGCCGCGTTTAACTCGTCCTCGCCGTCAAAGAGCGCGCCGTGCGTAAAGCGTTTTTCGTCGTCGAACTGCCCGCTCCGCAAGCCCCACATAAAGGCGATCAGCCCAAGTAGCCCCAACAAGATAGAGATAAAAAGCGTCAAAGTCAGCGCGGTCGTCGTATCTTCCATAACAGGCATTTTAGCGTTAGTCCCGCTTGGATATAATCGCACGCCAACTTTAGAAAATAGCGTTTAATGAAAGCAAAGCAGATCGGAGCGCGTTGTTTTGAGCTTGTCGTGCGCGACGGAGAGGCTCCGGCGGCGTTAAGTTATATCGAAACGTATAAAGCGATTTTGAGCCGTCATATCACGCTAATTACGGGCGAATATGACAAGACGATCGACGAAGCGTTAAAAAAGAGCGGTTTAACCTATGCGTGGGCGCCGCGCGATCACGAGCTTTTTGCCAAACCGATCGCGTCGGAAGCGCGGCTTGAACGTCCAAGCGCGCAAGAGTTCAAAACGTTGATCGCGCGAAGACCCGTGCGTTCCGGCGAGCGGATTGAGGCGCAAGGCGACGCGATCTTTTTAGAGCGAATCAACAGCGGCGCGGAGATTCTCGCGCTGGGAAACTGTTTTGTGCTCGCGCCGTTATACGGGTTATGCAACGCGCAGGGCGAGTTCGCAATCGTAAAAGAGGTCGGCAGAGGCGGGCTGTTTATCTTTCGCGGCGTCGTTTATGAGAGCGCGTTTTTCGACGGACCGAAGCGGTTTTTTACCGCCGCCGACAAGATTATCGCGGAGGAGCATTTATGAAACAACACACGATCGCAAAATCGGTCGAGATCGTCGGTATAGGATTGCACGGCGGAAATCCGGTGCGAATGCGGCTTCGTCCCGCGCCCGAAGATTACGGCGTAGTTTTTGTCCGCGACGATCTAGGCGTGTCGATTCCAATCAGGGTTGAAAACGTGATCGATACGAAGCTCGCGACGGTGATCGGCGCTAAAAACGCGGCTATCTCGACTATCGAGCATTTTCTATCCGCGACTATAGCGATGGGAGTCGATAATATAGAGGTCGGCATAGACGGCGACGAAGCGCCGATTATGGACGGCTCCGCCGCGAGTTTCTGCCTATTGTTCGAGGAAGCTGGATTTAAAGCGCAGAGCAAACCGAAAAAAGCTATCGTTATTCAAAAGCCGATCGAGGTTAGAGAGGGCGAAAAGTTCGCGCGGCTCTCGCCCTATAAGACCAGCGAGATACTTTTTGAGATCAATTTTGATCACCCCGCGATCCAGCGGCAAAAATACCGCTTTGTTTTCTCCAAAGAAAACTATATAAGAGAGATAGCGCGGGCTAGAACCTTCGGATTTTTGAAGGAGATCGATTATATGCGATCGATCGGGAAGGGGCTTGGCGGCAGCCTCGATAACGCTATCGTGTTAGACGAAAAGCGCGTGTTGAACGCCGAAGGGCTAAGGTTCTCCGACGAATTCGCGCGGCATAAGATACTAGACGCGATCGGCGATATGGCGTTTCTTGGCGCGCCGTTTTTGGGGCTATACGAGGCGTTTGCGGGCAGCCATCGCATTAACCACCTGCTGGTAAAAGCGCTGCTTAACGATCCGGAAGCCTATAAAATTGTAGAGCTAGAGGGCGCAAAATCCGCCGCTAAAGAGCTGGAGAAAGCGTTTGCCTAACGCGATCATACTGCTAATAGGCGCGACAAAACCGGCTAGGTTAGGCGTATATAACGGCGAGGGCGAATGCGCGGAGGTTTTCACGATCGAAGCGCCGCTTACGGAGGGGTTATACCCAGCAATGAAGTCGATCGACGAGCGTTTCACGATCGTTAAACTGCTTTATGTCAGAGGACCGGGCAGTTTTATGGGATTAAAGCTAAGCTATCTCTTTTGCAAATCGTTCGCGTTCGCTAGAGATATTCCGTTTTTGGCGGCGGATAGTTTCGCTTTAAGCGGCGGTAAGCCGATCTTTTCTCGCAACGGGCGGCGCTTTGTAAAGAAGGGCGAAACGATCGAGATTGAAAGTTTTGACGCGCCGTTTGCGGAGGCGCTATTGCCGCCAAAAAAGTTAGACGCGCGTATGTTCGATAAGCAAACGCTTCCAGACTATATACTGAGCGCCGCGTAAAGGAAACGATTT contains:
- the carB gene encoding carbamoyl-phosphate synthase large subunit is translated as MPKRADIQTILLIGSGPIVIGQACEFDYSGTQAAKTLKKEGYRVTLINSNPATIMTDPEFADCTYIEPITEEIVAEIIRKEKVDAILPTMGGQTALNVAMRMHERGMLEGVKFLGASPAAIKKGEDRQAFKEAMLKIGMDLPKSRYAYNLHEAIEATETIGFPLIIRASYTLAGGGSGVAYNIDEFKELARFGLSASPIGEILIEESLLGWKEFEMEVIRDNRDNCIVVCSIENVDPMGVHTGDSVTIAPALTLTDKEYQNMRDASFAILREIGVDTGGSNVQFAIDPKSGRMTVIEMNPRVSRSSALASKATGYPIAKVATLLAIGYTLDEIKNDITGTPASFEPTIDYIVAKVPRFNFEKFAGVNQTLTTSMKSVGEAMAIGATFCEAIQKALCSLETGLSGFEWIECDKETLILNLRNGNDKRLLYVAQAFRNGFSADDIYSLSKIDPWFLRQIEAIIKEEKAISIDLLNDAKALARAKAFGFSDRMLAKLLNKNEGLELHENDVYLARKRLNVEPKYREVDTCAAEFEAQTPYLYSVMPGYPKPIKPRKSDRKRAMIIGGGPNRIGQGIEFDYCCVHASFALAEMGIETIMVNCNPETISTDYDTSDVLYFEPIDLEHIRGIIEREKPDGIIVHFGGQTPLKLARSLSAMGAKIIGTSAKTIDVAEDREKFAKFAEENKLLQPAGGTATTREAVFETASKIGYPALVRPSYVLGGRGMRIVYDENDLKLYVDEAVSVSSEAPLLIDKFLDRAIELDVDAISDGEQVYIGGILEHIEEAGIHSGDSACSLPSQTISESLVKAIESETKLIAIKLGVKGLLNIQYAIYGGEAYLIEVNPRASRTVPFVSKATGLPLAKIATRVMWGEPLESAINVYDKSKIVVKKDGVFKPKLKNLVAVKEAVFPFNKLYGADLILGPEMKSTGEVMGLSQSFGVSFAKSQLACQNPIPATGNRLFMSLTDADKEDGLKLGAEFAKLGFLIVATEGTAKMLNAGGVACDIVLKVSEGRPNVEDLFKNKDVDLAINTSDNKRAKDDARRLRQAVLANKIPYFTTIAATKAALEAIRRIREGKTLSPKALQEYLSA
- a CDS encoding Dam family site-specific DNA-(adenine-N6)-methyltransferase, translated to MAKPFLKWAGGKTQLLAQFDELYPAALKTGAIANYYEPFIGGGAVFFDIARKYPIKNAYLYDANEALIIAYKALRQDAIKLIDILREYQEQYHSLDDEKREDFYYKEREAHNNQKGDDFVRAARMIFLNKTCYNGLFRVNIFGLFNVPRGEHKKPLICDEENLAAIGDALQIADIKLADFESVENDIKNSSFVYFDPPYRPISKSASFNAYDKNGFSDVEQRRLADLFRRLDQKGAKIMLSNSDPKNTDSNDNFFDDLYKNYHIRRVGASRMINSKAAKRGAISEIIVTNY
- the nadC gene encoding carboxylating nicotinate-nucleotide diphosphorylase, translating into MEPLVEFVRQLLKEDIGRGDLFARCKEPKPSKAVIRSKCEGIFAGELYARALAKEAKLELTFLVKDGEAIASAQTLIELSGEDTSLLQAERSLLNILQHISGIATQTRRFADRLRDGGITLLDTRKTRPLLREMEKYAARVGGAINHRFGLDDCLMIKDTHLATIDDLKAFISNARKRIPWTAAIDVECETIETARAAFEAKADIVMCDNMDIETIKRVVALRNETSPSTKIEVSGNITLENIDRYKTTGIDAISAGSIAHHAVWLDFSMKFI
- the flhB gene encoding flagellar biosynthesis protein FlhB is translated as MADETSGDKTEEATPKRLEDAKKEGNVPKSVDTAGVIALAAATFGFAAFFSFIVSGLQTFFRYCLSHSGKELDINLLSSLGLTSAFETLKLALPIAVLTAVFGAIGYIAQFGFIFSTKPLQPNLKKLDPIKGFGNLFSTQRFLDGFKITAKVAIAMSVAAIFLWSYAEELPRAQTLPLGAQIDWLIDKALVVALALLVVFLVFAIIDLSITRYFHFKRLRMSKQDIRDEYKNIEGNPEIRARIRRIQAEMSRRRMMSEIPSADVVVANPTHFAVALRYDASKNKAPLIVAKGADLLAIRIKEIAREHDIPIVENPSLARELYKLADIGQEIPEKLFNAVAEVFAFAYRLKGKVK
- the ccoS gene encoding cbb3-type cytochrome oxidase assembly protein CcoS, with the protein product MEDTTTALTLTLFISILLGLLGLIAFMWGLRSGQFDDEKRFTHGALFDGEDELNAARDREEKLKNAAIDDANRPKSS
- the lpxC gene encoding UDP-3-O-acyl-N-acetylglucosamine deacetylase; this encodes MKQHTIAKSVEIVGIGLHGGNPVRMRLRPAPEDYGVVFVRDDLGVSIPIRVENVIDTKLATVIGAKNAAISTIEHFLSATIAMGVDNIEVGIDGDEAPIMDGSAASFCLLFEEAGFKAQSKPKKAIVIQKPIEVREGEKFARLSPYKTSEILFEINFDHPAIQRQKYRFVFSKENYIREIARARTFGFLKEIDYMRSIGKGLGGSLDNAIVLDEKRVLNAEGLRFSDEFARHKILDAIGDMAFLGAPFLGLYEAFAGSHRINHLLVKALLNDPEAYKIVELEGAKSAAKELEKAFA